The following coding sequences lie in one Longimicrobiaceae bacterium genomic window:
- a CDS encoding enoyl-CoA hydratase-related protein, which translates to MSEGGERLLTSRSAGVGRITLNRPDKRNALNAELVADLKAALRAMDADAEVRVVCIEGAGKDFCSGADLSALRRIADASVMENLEDVDELAELFLLPRQMRKPVVAAVRGRALAGGCGLATACDVVLAAESAQFGYPEVRIGFVPAMVMAILRRNVSEKRAFELIVRGNPIPAAEAERVGLINHVFPDDAFHDGVGAFLAEMADRSPSAVQLSKRLLYHSDGMGFEAGIRAGADVNVVARMTDDMQAGVRRFLDGDRAAPAK; encoded by the coding sequence GTGAGCGAAGGCGGCGAGCGGCTGCTCACCAGCCGCTCGGCGGGCGTGGGGCGCATCACTCTGAACCGGCCGGACAAGCGCAACGCGCTGAACGCGGAGCTGGTGGCGGACCTCAAAGCGGCGCTGCGGGCGATGGATGCCGACGCGGAGGTGCGCGTGGTGTGCATCGAGGGGGCGGGGAAGGACTTCTGCTCCGGGGCCGACCTCTCCGCGCTGCGCCGCATCGCCGATGCGTCGGTGATGGAGAACCTGGAGGACGTGGACGAGCTGGCGGAGCTGTTCCTGCTGCCGCGGCAGATGCGCAAGCCGGTGGTCGCGGCGGTGCGCGGGCGGGCGCTGGCGGGCGGCTGCGGCCTAGCGACCGCGTGCGACGTGGTGCTGGCGGCAGAGTCGGCGCAGTTCGGCTACCCTGAGGTGCGGATCGGCTTCGTGCCCGCGATGGTGATGGCGATCCTGCGGCGCAACGTGTCCGAGAAGCGCGCGTTCGAGCTGATCGTGCGCGGCAACCCCATCCCCGCGGCCGAGGCGGAGCGGGTGGGCCTCATCAACCACGTCTTCCCGGACGATGCGTTCCACGACGGCGTGGGCGCGTTCCTGGCGGAGATGGCGGACCGCAGCCCCAGCGCCGTGCAGCTCTCCAAGCGGCTGCTGTACCACTCCGACGGCATGGGCTTCGAGGCGGGCATCCGCGCCGGGGCCGACGTGAACGTCGTCGCCCGGATGACGGACGACATGCAGGCGGGCGTGCGGCGCTTCCTGGACGGCGACCGCGCCGCGCCCGCCAAGTGA